A window of the Veillonellales bacterium genome harbors these coding sequences:
- a CDS encoding helix-turn-helix domain-containing protein, which yields MRKWSPDECNCSIAYTLSVVGGKWNWLILFKLFQNGVQRYGEIKKSIPAITHKMLSQQLKELEFEELIQREAYHQIPPKVEYSLAEKGETLIPILQLMSQWGTKNKPGSGKGTT from the coding sequence ATGAGAAAATGGTCACCGGACGAATGCAACTGCTCAATTGCCTATACACTGTCTGTGGTTGGCGGCAAATGGAACTGGCTTATATTATTTAAACTATTTCAAAACGGGGTGCAGCGTTATGGCGAGATTAAAAAGAGTATACCCGCTATTACGCATAAAATGCTAAGCCAGCAGCTTAAAGAATTGGAATTCGAAGAATTAATTCAGCGTGAAGCATATCATCAAATTCCACCCAAAGTCGAATACTCATTAGCCGAAAAAGGAGAAACGCTAATTCCTATCTTGCAGCTCATGTCCCAGTGGGGAACGAAGAATAAACCGGGTTCCGGGAAAGGTACTACCTAG